In one window of Candidatus Babeliales bacterium DNA:
- a CDS encoding mechanosensitive ion channel domain-containing protein, with protein MRKIIKIILTSILLVGIGRPLLPAGLIDTSKIFVPERDEREEQLTHLKEEYTKLQAASQEKLKLIQEKLEQINKQTTNAKAELKEAAATEQEFLNKKVSILNEIYQVLFNIQFIYKELLTTVEQHVKLLEEYKKDSSFKALVLEPRSFYSYEIVQNAIKKVFDQEDRLKILQTQKNDISIELENAKKKLISTTKSFQEKKKEQEEFAVKTSVEKKEGELGFKERGELLDLEKTLEGYQQELAELRTQALSRKISFINTNLFIESEKLKILKNNLARAKSGLRIAEAEIQDARENLEKRKQKSLATKETHYDEIKKLSAMREKLRQELEAISKRYKLPILEREEFATWSVETPTLESYSALCEMGFKNAQVQLLDRKIEYLRAQIQLEDVRFRREEIKVAFLETWHNLSSRKVAEGEEILQELKRFRELEAEINRELNTFQDRRNAATNLLNFQNKELNNLRNLIQEVQQEKDGVFKRFPLRYNSCLSRLSEAEKIIGEQIDMVGKLLEIYASAASNLNNTAKEISIILSELESKSIWQRSQYAISWQGIKNIIPDLNYFVSDFWQISTTYITTLTWKSIINSAMKLFYAPGKLIFIIFFIILIIVCYFALKMRLPLIKEQLLALNPTIGGLTVSTKILGCVAAFVNRNLTTVYLWVVLFIAVYFEIIPDLFLRISFYLISIPYLLFISRRFIKFFVACNRQQDYPIFTEQFERRFEIVTSIFFYISIILLFFREAFMLTTIHKSELPNILLAAYSIVLRTLIIFSIGKEEILALVSKRGGFWNWISYIIENYYYPLLFVIIAIMILSDPYVGGYRNLVSYFVWGLLGSIFLIYALYLIHTYAKKSSEVIFFSTEEETKKERFAYAKTWYGIFVITLFLLFIIIGIAVGIKVWGFPVVFEDIWKVLDFHIFSTGQMEQGEPIWFTPRKFLVVLSFIIAGFLLAIAFNRFVLQRIFDILPVDVGIQNTVNSITRYLILIVAIYLGFSWAGLTNLLIAIGLVIGSITYILKEPVGDFISYFIILVQRPIQIGDYIMISQDVQGVVRKITPRSIILRRKDSYSIILPNSMILTHPINNWSYARNFVAIEDIYLTISYHADPVQVKKIINRVLDENTDILKSPRPIIRLHEFGEYGFVFMIRGFISNINILRRWDIASDIRFSVIRALQEKDIRIAMPTRLILRDEVFTQQQPQQ; from the coding sequence ATGCGTAAAATCATAAAAATAATTTTAACATCCATATTGTTAGTTGGAATAGGAAGGCCTCTGCTTCCAGCTGGTTTAATTGATACTTCAAAAATTTTTGTTCCTGAGCGGGATGAACGAGAAGAACAATTAACTCATTTAAAAGAAGAATATACTAAGTTGCAAGCGGCTTCACAAGAGAAGCTCAAATTAATTCAGGAAAAATTAGAACAAATTAATAAGCAGACTACAAATGCAAAAGCTGAATTAAAAGAGGCTGCTGCAACGGAACAGGAATTTTTAAATAAAAAAGTTTCAATATTAAATGAAATTTATCAGGTTCTTTTTAATATCCAATTTATCTATAAAGAATTACTCACAACGGTTGAACAACATGTCAAATTATTAGAGGAATACAAAAAAGATTCTTCTTTTAAAGCCTTAGTGCTAGAGCCTCGTTCTTTTTATTCATATGAAATTGTCCAAAATGCGATAAAAAAAGTATTTGATCAGGAAGATCGTTTAAAAATTTTACAGACTCAAAAAAACGATATTTCTATTGAATTAGAAAATGCAAAAAAGAAACTTATCTCTACTACTAAAAGCTTTCAAGAAAAGAAAAAAGAACAAGAAGAATTTGCCGTAAAAACATCAGTAGAAAAAAAAGAAGGCGAATTAGGATTTAAAGAGCGTGGTGAATTGCTTGATTTAGAAAAAACACTCGAAGGTTATCAGCAAGAATTGGCAGAACTCCGCACGCAAGCGCTTTCGCGTAAAATATCGTTTATTAATACTAACCTTTTTATTGAATCAGAAAAGCTTAAGATATTAAAAAATAATCTTGCTCGGGCAAAATCAGGGTTGCGAATTGCTGAAGCAGAAATACAAGATGCGCGAGAAAATCTCGAAAAACGTAAACAAAAATCATTAGCTACAAAAGAAACGCATTATGATGAGATAAAAAAATTATCAGCAATGCGTGAAAAATTACGTCAAGAACTTGAAGCTATAAGCAAACGATATAAATTACCAATTTTAGAGCGAGAAGAGTTTGCAACATGGTCTGTAGAAACTCCAACGCTGGAATCATATAGTGCATTGTGTGAAATGGGCTTTAAAAATGCACAGGTACAATTATTAGATCGAAAAATTGAATATTTACGGGCACAAATTCAACTTGAAGATGTACGATTTAGAAGAGAAGAAATCAAAGTCGCTTTTCTAGAAACCTGGCATAACCTATCTTCACGTAAAGTGGCAGAAGGCGAAGAGATTCTACAAGAATTAAAAAGATTTCGAGAACTTGAAGCCGAAATTAATAGAGAATTAAATACTTTTCAAGATCGAAGAAATGCGGCAACAAATTTACTTAATTTCCAAAATAAAGAGTTGAATAATTTACGAAATTTAATTCAAGAAGTTCAGCAAGAAAAAGATGGCGTCTTTAAACGGTTTCCTTTGCGTTATAATTCTTGCTTATCTCGTCTTTCTGAAGCAGAAAAAATCATTGGCGAACAAATTGATATGGTTGGTAAGCTTCTTGAAATATATGCGAGTGCAGCCTCTAATTTAAATAATACGGCCAAAGAAATAAGTATTATACTTTCAGAACTCGAATCAAAAAGTATTTGGCAGCGGTCTCAGTATGCGATTTCTTGGCAAGGAATAAAAAATATTATTCCTGATCTTAATTATTTTGTAAGTGATTTCTGGCAAATTAGCACTACTTACATTACGACTTTAACCTGGAAAAGTATTATTAATAGTGCAATGAAGCTTTTTTATGCACCAGGTAAATTAATTTTTATTATCTTTTTTATAATTCTTATTATTGTATGTTATTTTGCATTAAAAATGCGGTTGCCACTTATCAAAGAACAACTTCTTGCTTTAAATCCGACCATTGGAGGTTTAACAGTCTCCACAAAAATTTTAGGATGTGTCGCTGCTTTTGTTAATAGAAATTTAACAACGGTATATTTATGGGTGGTGTTATTCATTGCTGTTTATTTTGAAATAATACCCGATTTGTTTTTGCGGATAAGTTTTTATCTTATTTCTATACCATATTTGCTTTTTATAAGCCGTCGGTTTATTAAATTTTTTGTTGCTTGCAATAGACAGCAAGATTATCCTATATTTACTGAGCAATTTGAAAGACGTTTTGAAATAGTAACTTCTATCTTTTTCTATATATCTATAATTCTTTTGTTTTTCCGTGAAGCATTTATGCTGACGACTATTCATAAATCAGAGTTGCCAAATATTTTATTAGCTGCTTATTCAATTGTATTAAGAACATTAATTATTTTTTCTATAGGCAAAGAAGAAATTTTAGCGCTTGTTTCTAAGCGTGGTGGATTTTGGAATTGGATAAGTTACATTATTGAAAATTATTATTATCCATTATTATTTGTAATTATTGCCATAATGATCTTAAGTGACCCATATGTTGGTGGTTATCGTAATTTAGTTTCTTATTTTGTTTGGGGGCTTTTAGGTAGTATTTTTCTTATTTATGCTTTGTATTTAATACATACTTATGCAAAAAAATCTTCAGAAGTCATCTTTTTTTCTACTGAAGAGGAAACAAAAAAAGAGCGTTTTGCTTATGCCAAAACTTGGTATGGTATTTTTGTTATTACCTTGTTTTTATTGTTTATTATTATCGGTATTGCCGTTGGTATTAAGGTTTGGGGTTTTCCGGTTGTTTTTGAAGATATATGGAAAGTTCTTGATTTTCATATTTTTAGTACCGGCCAAATGGAGCAGGGCGAACCGATTTGGTTTACACCGCGTAAATTTTTAGTAGTTTTAAGTTTTATTATTGCAGGATTTTTACTTGCCATTGCTTTCAATCGTTTTGTATTGCAACGTATTTTTGATATTTTACCAGTAGATGTAGGTATTCAAAATACCGTGAATAGTATTACGCGGTATTTAATTCTTATTGTTGCAATTTATTTAGGCTTTTCATGGGCCGGACTTACTAACCTATTGATTGCAATCGGTTTGGTTATTGGTTCCATTACTTATATCTTAAAAGAACCAGTTGGTGATTTTATATCTTATTTTATTATTTTAGTACAACGGCCTATTCAGATTGGCGATTATATTATGATCTCTCAAGACGTACAAGGTGTAGTACGTAAAATTACGCCTCGCTCGATAATATTGCGCCGGAAAGATAGTTATAGTATAATTTTACCAAATTCAATGATTTTAACGCATCCGATTAACAACTGGAGCTATGCACGAAATTTTGTTGCCATTGAAGATATTTATTTAACTATTTCTTATCATGCTGATCCAGTACAAGTTAAAAAAATTATTAATCGTGTTCTTGATGAAAATACTGATATTTTAAAGAGCCCACGACCAATTATTCGCTTACATGAATTTGGAGAATATGGTTTTGTCTTTATGATTCGTGGTTTTATCAGTAATATTAATATTCTTCGGCGCTGGGATATTGCTTCAGATATTCGTTTTTCTGTTATTCGAGCATTACAAGAAAAAGATATTCGTATTGCAATGCCAACACGCCTTATTTTGCGTGATGAAGTTTTTACCCAACAACAACCGCAACAATAA
- a CDS encoding N-acetylmuramoyl-L-alanine amidase, translating to MSLKLWLLISFFLCTSLHSFSSFNKFFTVMLGLPSNEKYMAGRTIDDCFERGIALQFAEQLKKNLEFYSGIRVIVSRYTEKNIESMHNANFANRLNVDLYLSLHFFEEKQEKPTLNIYRFLYHPVIDYWPLQSPQLSFIPYDQAHRQMINITQSYTEIFFNTLQSYQALFEIKGIFGLPFKPLIGIKSPAFALEASLKEKDSWKLYVEPMTTGIVEVYKRAINA from the coding sequence ATGTCGTTAAAATTGTGGCTATTAATAAGTTTTTTCTTGTGTACTTCTTTACATTCTTTTTCGAGTTTCAATAAATTTTTTACCGTTATGCTCGGCTTACCAAGTAATGAAAAATATATGGCCGGCAGAACAATTGATGATTGTTTTGAACGTGGCATCGCCTTACAATTTGCTGAACAATTAAAGAAAAACTTAGAATTTTACTCTGGTATACGCGTTATTGTATCGCGTTATACTGAAAAAAATATTGAATCTATGCATAATGCCAATTTTGCAAACCGTCTTAATGTTGATCTTTATTTAAGCCTTCATTTTTTTGAAGAAAAACAAGAGAAACCTACTTTAAATATCTATCGTTTTCTTTACCATCCGGTAATAGATTACTGGCCTTTACAATCTCCTCAGTTAAGCTTTATCCCCTATGATCAAGCTCATCGCCAGATGATTAATATTACACAATCGTATACTGAAATTTTTTTTAATACGCTGCAATCTTATCAAGCTCTATTTGAGATAAAAGGAATTTTTGGATTACCCTTTAAACCATTAATAGGTATAAAATCACCAGCTTTTGCACTTGAGGCGAGTTTAAAAGAAAAAGATTCGTGGAAGCTTTATGTTGAGCCAATGACGACCGGTATTGTGGAAGTTTATAAACGAGCAATAAACGCATGA
- a CDS encoding ATP-dependent RecD-like DNA helicase, translated as MNPQEEELQGTVDRLLFKSPDSGYCVLILQINDTRSTVVTGSFGSIQAGEQVTLKGSWITHAKFGRQFQATGCIQQLPTTLLGVQKYLGSGLIKGIGKVYAKKLVAKFGTDTLAIIDKNPERLSEIPGIGAKRIELINRAWQDQKEISSIMIFLQEKGISPAFAAKIYKKYGQNSIAVLKENPYRLAEEIWGIGFKSADMVAQQLGFEKNSIKRVKAGFIYSIGQATNNGHLYVQLAELKNNVKELLELDNQSDDLIVKNALHELYESEKIKLISQDNQHFITLAPFYFSEKSLAQKILSLCEFKTPYQFDIDKIYTSLRVSDQHNVALNEEQQHAIITCLQQKVSIITGGPGTGKTTLIKKLLSILDEHKITYKLAAPTGRAAKRMMEGTGRYAATLHRLLEFDVSTMSFTHNEQNALKLDFLIIDEASMIDTFLAHAVLKAMPLNAHLIFIGDIDQLPSVGPGSVLKDLINSNKIAQVKLQHIFRQAQDSLIIINAHKINNGEFPTSKLPDCKKDFIYIKEEQPEEVFNHLKKIYSQLNSRFNIKNHNDSIVLVPMNRGIVGTFKLNHDLQSILNPENYPQHVSYAGNLFKPKDRVMQIRNNYDKSVFNGDIGFIESIDPEERTLQVNFDERLVEYAFDELNELVHAYAISIHKSQGSEYDVVIVPIFMQHFMLLQRNLIYTAITRAKKLCIFIGQTKALAMAIKNNKTVIRKTFLQEFLTTDLTCR; from the coding sequence ATGAATCCACAAGAAGAAGAATTACAAGGAACCGTTGATCGTTTATTATTTAAAAGCCCAGATTCAGGGTACTGTGTTTTAATTTTACAAATTAATGATACACGGTCAACGGTTGTTACTGGTTCTTTTGGTTCTATACAAGCGGGTGAACAAGTAACTCTCAAGGGTTCTTGGATTACCCATGCTAAATTCGGTCGACAATTTCAGGCTACTGGTTGTATTCAACAATTACCGACAACATTATTAGGTGTACAAAAATATCTCGGTTCTGGGCTTATTAAAGGCATAGGAAAAGTATACGCAAAAAAATTAGTAGCAAAATTTGGAACCGATACTCTTGCTATCATTGATAAAAATCCCGAACGATTGTCTGAGATTCCTGGTATTGGTGCTAAACGTATTGAGCTTATCAATCGTGCTTGGCAAGATCAAAAAGAAATATCTTCCATAATGATATTTCTACAAGAAAAAGGAATTTCTCCTGCGTTTGCCGCAAAAATTTATAAAAAATATGGCCAAAATTCAATTGCCGTCTTAAAAGAAAATCCATATCGATTGGCCGAAGAAATTTGGGGCATTGGTTTTAAATCAGCTGATATGGTTGCTCAGCAACTTGGTTTTGAAAAAAATTCAATTAAACGGGTAAAGGCTGGTTTTATCTATTCTATTGGCCAGGCAACTAATAATGGTCATTTATATGTACAATTAGCAGAACTAAAAAATAATGTTAAGGAATTATTAGAACTTGATAATCAGAGCGATGATTTAATTGTAAAAAATGCTTTACATGAGTTATATGAATCTGAAAAAATTAAACTTATCTCTCAAGATAATCAGCATTTTATAACACTTGCACCGTTTTATTTTTCTGAAAAATCACTTGCTCAAAAAATACTTAGTTTATGTGAATTTAAAACGCCATATCAATTTGATATTGATAAAATTTATACTTCACTCAGAGTGTCAGATCAACATAATGTGGCACTTAATGAAGAACAGCAACATGCTATTATTACTTGTTTGCAACAAAAAGTCAGTATAATTACGGGCGGTCCTGGTACAGGAAAAACAACTTTAATTAAAAAGCTTCTTTCGATTCTTGATGAGCATAAAATTACTTATAAATTAGCTGCTCCCACTGGCCGTGCTGCAAAGCGAATGATGGAAGGTACTGGACGATATGCTGCAACTTTACATCGATTATTAGAATTTGATGTAAGCACTATGAGTTTTACCCATAATGAGCAAAACGCCCTTAAGCTTGATTTTTTAATTATAGATGAAGCATCAATGATTGATACTTTTTTGGCTCATGCAGTACTGAAAGCAATGCCATTAAATGCTCATCTTATTTTTATTGGTGATATTGATCAACTGCCTTCAGTTGGTCCAGGTAGTGTATTAAAAGATCTTATTAATAGTAACAAAATAGCACAAGTCAAATTACAGCATATTTTTAGACAAGCACAAGATAGTCTTATTATTATCAATGCGCATAAAATCAACAATGGTGAATTTCCTACCTCAAAATTGCCTGATTGCAAAAAAGATTTTATTTATATCAAAGAAGAACAGCCTGAAGAAGTTTTTAATCATTTAAAAAAAATATATTCTCAATTAAATTCTCGTTTTAATATAAAAAATCATAACGATAGCATTGTATTAGTTCCTATGAATCGTGGAATTGTCGGCACTTTTAAATTAAATCATGATTTGCAAAGCATTTTAAATCCAGAAAACTATCCTCAGCATGTTTCGTATGCGGGTAATTTATTTAAACCAAAAGATCGCGTAATGCAAATTCGTAATAACTATGATAAATCAGTATTTAATGGTGATATAGGCTTTATTGAGTCAATTGATCCAGAAGAACGGACGTTACAAGTTAATTTTGATGAACGTTTAGTTGAATATGCTTTTGATGAATTAAATGAACTCGTTCATGCTTATGCAATATCAATTCATAAAAGCCAAGGCTCGGAATATGATGTCGTAATTGTTCCTATTTTTATGCAACATTTTATGTTATTACAAAGAAATTTAATATATACGGCTATTACGCGAGCAAAAAAATTATGTATTTTTATAGGACAAACAAAAGCACTAGCGATGGCAATTAAAAATAATAAAACAGTTATTCGTAAAACATTTTTGCAAGAATTTTTAACAACTGATTTAACATGTCGTTAA
- a CDS encoding deoxynucleoside kinase encodes MSNSTINISIEGNIGAGKSTILSIIQKWLPVNIVLEPHEKWQNVGGHNLLEKFYTDTPRWAYTFQTYAFVSRILAQQQNQQLSSINILERSVFSDRYCFAKNCYESGIMSALEWQLYKEWFSWLVDAYVSPMKGFIYLQADPAVCYKRLLKRNRSEEVNVSLEYLEKIHAKHEKWLIGKNEQYRDVPVLILECNKDFEHDIEEQEKHLQSISEFLNIPKKNNIKKKIQEIAL; translated from the coding sequence ATGTCGAATTCAACAATCAATATATCAATTGAGGGGAACATTGGAGCAGGTAAATCTACAATTTTATCAATTATACAAAAATGGCTACCTGTCAATATTGTATTGGAGCCACACGAAAAATGGCAAAATGTTGGAGGGCACAATCTTTTAGAAAAATTTTATACTGATACGCCGCGCTGGGCATATACATTTCAAACCTATGCATTTGTTTCGCGTATCTTGGCCCAACAACAAAATCAACAATTATCTTCGATTAACATTTTAGAGCGATCAGTATTTTCTGATCGATATTGTTTTGCGAAAAATTGTTATGAGTCTGGTATTATGAGTGCATTAGAGTGGCAATTATATAAAGAATGGTTTTCTTGGTTAGTAGATGCATATGTGTCACCAATGAAAGGTTTTATTTATTTGCAAGCAGATCCAGCGGTTTGTTATAAAAGATTATTAAAAAGAAATCGATCAGAAGAAGTTAATGTTTCTTTGGAATACCTTGAAAAAATTCATGCAAAACATGAAAAATGGTTAATTGGAAAAAATGAGCAATACCGCGACGTACCTGTTCTTATATTGGAATGTAACAAAGATTTTGAACATGATATCGAAGAGCAAGAAAAACATTTGCAAAGTATTAGTGAATTTTTAAATATTCCAAAAAAAAACAATATTAAAAAGAAAATACAAGAAATTGCCTTGTAA
- the atpE gene encoding ATP synthase F0 subunit C, translated as MDGIFIAKAAAFIGAALTMGIGSISPAYGQGLVGAKACENMGKYPESARDIRTTMLLAMGIIESSAIYALLISGAILWFGS; from the coding sequence ATGGATGGTATATTTATCGCAAAAGCTGCAGCGTTTATTGGAGCAGCTTTAACTATGGGGATAGGAAGCATTTCGCCAGCATATGGCCAAGGATTAGTTGGTGCTAAAGCATGTGAGAATATGGGGAAATATCCAGAAAGTGCGCGTGATATAAGAACAACTATGCTTTTGGCAATGGGTATCATTGAATCGTCAGCCATTTATGCGTTATTGATTTCTGGCGCAATTTTATGGTTCGGTAGCTAA
- a CDS encoding F0F1 ATP synthase subunit delta, which produces MDVDNIKLARKYAVAFLNVYEDKITIKDYYKIVQVQQFLAKSSDVIFHFKLPDMNEVKRKAIDLIFQKFDLPIILKKLSNMLIEHERLFMLEKVFYYIQKTYKERNNLILFQIQTSYALSSEVLNQIISFLEKKTGNTILYETNINRKLIAGIRLQSETLLWEDSIAKRLRHAEQLLNMQGLS; this is translated from the coding sequence ATGGATGTAGATAACATAAAACTTGCTCGTAAATATGCAGTTGCTTTTTTAAATGTATATGAAGATAAAATCACCATCAAAGATTATTATAAGATTGTGCAAGTACAACAATTTTTAGCAAAATCATCTGATGTGATTTTCCATTTCAAGCTTCCAGATATGAATGAAGTTAAAAGAAAAGCGATAGATTTAATCTTCCAAAAATTTGATTTGCCTATTATTTTAAAAAAATTGAGCAATATGCTTATTGAACATGAGCGTTTATTTATGCTTGAAAAGGTTTTTTATTATATTCAGAAAACGTATAAAGAACGTAATAATTTAATTTTATTTCAAATTCAGACTTCATACGCCTTGAGCTCAGAAGTTCTGAATCAAATAATATCTTTTTTAGAAAAAAAGACTGGTAATACAATTTTATATGAAACAAATATTAATAGAAAATTAATTGCTGGTATTCGTTTGCAAAGTGAAACATTATTATGGGAAGATTCCATTGCAAAACGACTACGCCATGCTGAACAATTATTAAACATGCAGGGACTCTCATGA
- the atpA gene encoding F0F1 ATP synthase subunit alpha produces MTLKSSDLISLFEKALADISQEKLDEIGIVIQVGDNICKVHGLTDAVFGELVIFEGGNKGIILNLDEDFVSVFLLDIAIGVAELEVVKRTGGVFKAPVGMKLLGRIIDAVGKPLDALGPIEADEFRSVEAEAPGIIERSPVNESLETGIMVIDALVPIGKGQRELLIGNRNTGKTSIALETILHQKGKDVLCVYVSIGQRQASLARFVNTLEQHGALDYTVIVSADASDSALKQYLAPYVGCVIAEYFRDKKHDVLIVYDDLTNHAIAYREMSLLLRRAPGREAYPGDVFYLHSRLLERAGKLADGGSITALPIVQIQGDDITAYIPTNLISITDGQVFLDSHLFNQGIRPAVNVELSVSRVGGAAQTKAIKKMTRALRLELAQYNELLDFAQFGTELDVVAQKKLARGALAVELLKQPQFKGYSFVDQALMLFLLKENFLDKLAKDQVNNFAEQFVSYVSAVYPDIYETILTTKDISDEVQKKLTETAKEFSKIFVPEQIKLL; encoded by the coding sequence ATGACATTAAAAAGTTCCGATCTTATATCATTATTTGAAAAAGCACTCGCTGATATTTCACAAGAAAAACTTGATGAAATTGGTATTGTTATCCAGGTAGGAGATAATATTTGCAAAGTGCATGGGCTAACTGATGCTGTTTTTGGTGAATTAGTTATTTTTGAAGGTGGGAATAAAGGGATTATTCTCAATTTAGATGAAGATTTTGTTTCAGTATTTCTTTTAGATATCGCTATTGGAGTAGCTGAATTAGAAGTAGTAAAAAGAACAGGGGGCGTATTCAAAGCGCCAGTTGGCATGAAATTGCTTGGCCGTATTATTGATGCAGTTGGCAAACCACTTGATGCGCTTGGGCCTATCGAGGCTGATGAATTTCGTTCTGTAGAAGCTGAAGCACCTGGTATTATAGAACGCAGCCCAGTAAATGAATCACTGGAAACTGGCATAATGGTTATTGATGCATTGGTGCCAATTGGTAAAGGACAACGTGAATTACTTATTGGTAATCGTAATACTGGTAAAACTTCAATTGCATTAGAAACAATTTTGCATCAAAAAGGAAAAGATGTACTTTGTGTATATGTTTCTATTGGTCAGCGTCAGGCAAGTTTAGCACGTTTTGTAAATACCTTAGAGCAGCATGGAGCATTAGATTATACGGTTATTGTTAGTGCTGATGCATCCGATTCTGCATTAAAGCAATATCTTGCTCCTTATGTTGGTTGTGTAATAGCAGAGTATTTCCGGGATAAAAAACATGATGTGCTTATTGTTTATGATGATTTAACTAACCATGCAATTGCCTATCGAGAAATGTCATTACTTTTAAGACGGGCACCAGGACGTGAAGCGTATCCAGGAGATGTTTTTTATTTACATTCACGATTACTTGAAAGAGCAGGAAAATTAGCTGATGGTGGCTCGATTACCGCGTTGCCAATTGTGCAAATTCAAGGTGATGATATTACCGCTTATATTCCAACAAATTTAATTTCGATTACTGATGGCCAAGTATTTTTAGATTCTCATTTATTTAATCAAGGTATTAGGCCGGCAGTCAACGTAGAGTTATCAGTTTCTCGTGTTGGTGGCGCAGCGCAAACAAAAGCAATAAAAAAAATGACAAGAGCATTACGATTAGAGTTGGCTCAATATAATGAATTACTTGATTTTGCTCAATTTGGTACTGAGCTTGATGTGGTTGCTCAGAAAAAGCTTGCGCGGGGAGCCCTTGCTGTTGAGCTTCTGAAGCAGCCACAATTTAAAGGATATTCTTTTGTTGATCAAGCATTGATGCTTTTTTTATTAAAAGAAAATTTTTTAGATAAGCTTGCTAAAGATCAAGTGAATAATTTTGCAGAACAATTTGTAAGCTATGTAAGTGCAGTTTATCCAGATATTTATGAGACAATTTTAACTACTAAAGATATATCTGATGAAGTTCAAAAAAAACTTACTGAAACTGCAAAAGAATTTAGTAAAATTTTTGTGCCAGAACAAATTAAATTATTATGA
- a CDS encoding GIY-YIG nuclease family protein, producing the protein MYYVYIIQSINHPDQIYVGCTQDLKKRLANHNCGTTSHTNKFKPWKLTVYIAFDKKDKAYNFEAYLKSGTGRAFRDKRLL; encoded by the coding sequence ATGTATTATGTTTATATTATTCAATCAATAAACCATCCAGATCAAATTTATGTAGGTTGTACACAAGACCTGAAAAAGCGTCTTGCTAACCATAATTGTGGCACTACATCTCATACTAATAAATTCAAACCTTGGAAGCTTACGGTGTATATTGCTTTTGATAAAAAAGATAAAGCGTATAATTTCGAAGCATACTTAAAATCAGGAACTGGTAGGGCATTTAGGGATAAGCGATTGTTATAG